The genomic region TTCCCATTTCCAGAGGTGGTGCTCCCCAAGGCGGACCCACAGATACCTGTTGGACAGGTGTCAGAGGTCaaggtgggagaaggcgaggtgTCTTCTCGGGCCTGATCCTCTTTATTCTGACCGCTGGGATGCTGTGTGACTCGCAAGCCACACACCCTCTCTGGTCATCTGTCTGTGACCCACAGGGCTGCGTGACTTTAAGCAAGGCACACACCCTCTCTGGGCCCTGCTTCCCACTCCGTCCCTTTGCCTCGACCTTTGTAGCTCTCCGCCAAAGCTCACACCTCTTCCTCACCCCATGTCAAGTAAACCACCTTCCTCTCTGCCCCACCTGGAGCCGCAGTGGTGACCTGGGTCCCCTGGAACCATGGAGGCAGGCGAGGCCTCCGCCCACCACCCAACAGCAGCCGCACAACCTGCACGCACAGGTCTGGTGGCTTCTGTGGGGAGTGGCGCTCTGTGttttcgtgtgtgtgtatgtggaaaGGGTGGGATATGGAAAATCCCCAAGCTAGGCTCATTTGTGGCCTCAGACTTTTCCTGTCTGCTACATCCCTCATCTCTCAATGCACTTCTTCCTGAAATCTGGTCTCAAACCCTCTCCCTGCAGTGGCAGAACCCACTTGCTCTGCTCTGGGTTCATGCCCTGGACAGCCAGGGACCCTCAGGGTGTCTACATGTCCATCCCCCAACCCCTGACCTCTGACATTAGGGACCAGGCTAATGACTGAGAACTCAGGGTTTGAGGAACATAAGGTGTTAGTTCTGTCTTTTCCCTCTCTGTCACACTGTTGCCTTGGTTTCTGTGTCTGGGAAGTCAGTCCCAACCCCACCCCGCAGCCCCGACTTGTCCCtgctcctgaatctcctgcacctCCATGTTTCTGCTTCTCCCCTCTGTCTTTGGTACTGAAATGTGGCCCTTGTTCTCCTAGCCTGATGTACAGGCCTGAGCTAAAGAGGCTCCAGCATGGAGTGGTGTATGATGGGAAATTCTCACAGAGCAGCCTGGGTAGCCCCTATGCTTCCTTTCTAGAGGGAAAATATCCAACAGGAGTCATGGCCCCTTTCCCCAGATAATATAAAAAGGATTTCTGCATCAGGTAGATTCCAGAATTCTATTAGAATGCCCAGAATCTAAGATTCTAAAATTCTAAGGTTCTAATACCTTGGAAACCCACAATTTTAGTATTCTATGAGGCTCAAGCTCTAGTATCTTAAGAATTTGAGATTCGAATGTTTTTGATTTCCCTGAATCAAAAAGtccaagatttttaaattatctgaatTAAATCTAGGTCATAAAAACCTAGGGTTCTGATATTCTGGGATAGTAAAACTAGAATTTCATTATTATAGAAATCTAGAAATCTGTGATTTTTAGAAGTGTAAGAATTTAGGTTTCAAATAATTTGAAACTCTAGAATTCTCTTGGTTAACACTTTGGGGATTTTAGAAATCTTGAATGATAGCATGCAGGAATAGTAAATCCACCAGATTCTAGACATGTATAAACATAagtttctagaattctcttggtTCAAGATTCTAGAATTCTACAAGCCACAGTATTCTAGGACACTGTAATTCAGACTATAAGCTTCCCTACTCAATGAACCTAGCTAGAATACTTTGAATCTTTGAATCTAAGATCGTAGGGTTGTGCTATCTGACACAGTGATTGAGCGCTTAAATGCAACTAGTCCAAATGGAGATGCAACGTACTTGTAAAATGCAAGCCTGGTTTCAAAGgcttagtattaaaaaaaaaaaaagactaaactaTGTCATTCATAAGAATTTAaaattgattacatgttgaaataacATTTTGAGTATGGCAAGTTAaatctattattaaaattaattttactctttttttttttttctttttgcctttttgatgTGTCTGCTGGAAAACTTAAACTTTCCTACATGGTTAGGGTTCTATTTCCATTGGATAGTGCTGCTCTAGACTACTCAGATTTCTACCTGTCCCTGAATCTACGTTTCTCCAATTTGGCAACATCACTAATGTAATTACTTACTTACATTAGTGTAAAATCTCCTGGATGCAAGATTTTAGGAATGTACAGCTCTGGATTTTTCCAGGTCAGAGTCTAGGCATCTAGGAGTCTGAGTGAGTGAAGATGATCAGTAATCtgccactctgcaaccccatgaactatagaccaccaggtcctctgtctatggaattctccaggcaagaatactggagtgggttgctttcccttctccaggggatcttcctgacccagggatcgaaccaggtctcctgctttgcaggcagattctttaccgtgtgagccaccagggaagctcatctaAGATTCAAAGTTTCAAAATCTACACCCTGAGGACCAGGTTCTTTAGCATGCTAGAATTTAGAGAGTCAGCTCTCTGTCATTCTAGGAGTTGAACTTTGGGGAAGAGAAGTGGAGGCTTGGCCCTTCCTGCCCatggctccctccctcctctaCAGAGGTCCGCAGCCCTCTCTCTCCTGACCTCCAGCCCCGTCCGGGTCACTCACCGTTTGCGGCAGTGGGCAGCTGTGAGCAGCCAGCGGTCACTGATAAGGGTCGCCCCGCAGAAGAGGTGGGTGAAGTAGAACAGCCCAGCCTGCCAGGGCTGTGAGTTGGGGCGACATTCCTTGGCCCCGATGGCTCGGGTgtctgcccagccctgccctggggtggggatgggaggcagAAGGGTTATCGGAGAGCCAGGTGGGAGGGCTCGGGGACAGACTCTGGACAAAGGGCCTGATGGAAGGGTCCCGGGGGGGCCATGGAGGGGAGCATGATGGCGGGAACCTCACCTTCCAGGAGCgaaagcagagcacagaggaatCCCAGCCTCATGGCCTCTGGAGTGCCTGGATCTTCAAGCCTGTGCTCAGTGGCCCTGCTTCTTTATGGTAAGCCATGCTGTCTTCCTCCCTGGGGCCGCCCCATGATTAATCTGGGTTGGGACATGtcccagggaggagggggaagccCAGGGGCCCTCACTGGGGGCCGTGAGGAGGCAGACTGCACCGGTAGACCCTTCGTCAGGATGAGCCAGGGGCCGGCAGCATCAGGGGTCTGGCGCAATGGGGGAGGAGCCCTGGGTGAGGCTGTCCTTCTCAGGTGGGCTTTCCAGAAAGGGCAGCCCTGATTCACCCTGACTTCGGGGTGGCAGCATCCGGTTACAGGATATTCTGtggcctggaggaggaagagagaaaggaggaaggtcCCTAAGGCAGAGTCCTAGCATGGAAGCAAGTTCATTTTGAATGAAGTTGCAGTGGGCTAGGACCAACACACTGGGCAGGCTGGAGCGTTACCTAGCATGACCTCCCGGAAATCAGACTAGGAGTGGGAGAAAGAATCAGGACTCAGAGGGAAGAAGGCAAACCAGCCAGCAGGATGGGGGTGAGGtaggggaagagggagaaagaagaaaaaacaaaacagggagaCAAAGACACTGAAGGATGcaggtgagaaaaagaaaaagagacagaaatgctGTCTGGCGTGGCAGAGACTACAAAGGGAGCTGCACACCCACAGAACCCTCCCTGCCATGGGGACTTGGACCCCTTCCCACGAGGATAAAGGCCTCTCCCAGGAGGTTGAGAAATATGATCCCATCTGGGTTAACCTACTCTTGTCATAACCTACTTCCGTTTTCACATCTCTACCACCCCAAGGATCCAGGTGCCCAGCCTAGCTGGTACAGCACTTTTCCCATTAATATCACCAGATCTTGGCTAAGTCCTGAGAacatggttttgtttcttttccaccCATCTCCATCCTTCCAGTGTCCTTCGTATCACCCCAtcttccctgcctctctccccatccctcctTCTCACCAGATGAGCTGTCCCTTGAGGGCCAAGCCCAGATCTGACTCATCTCTGTGTTCCTTGCATCACCCTGTTCAGGGGTGGACTCATGGAGGCCTCAGGAGATGTTAATTGAGTGAGTGAATgtctttctccatatccttgttaGTAGTGAACTTCTACTCATCCTTCACAACCCAACCTAaatgccccctcctccaggaagtcttctctgATTCCTCTAGGCAGAGTACATCTTTTCCACACTGGGCACTTCCACCCTGGCCCTTTTACTTTCTGTTGCTGTAAGACTGATTATCAAGCTTGGTCTGGGCTCCCTTGAATGTGTATACTTCACCATGATGTAGTGGTTtggagcatggactctggaaCTGGACCATTTGGGTCCAAACCTCAGTGCTGGTCATTATTAagtgtgtgatcttgggcaagtcactgaaccTCTCTCAGTTGCCCCATCTACTAAGCAGCAATAATAACTGGGGCTGTGGGAGGATTAACACGTATGGAGCACAGCAGTGGTAGGGATTCAATAAACATGCCTGTCTCCCTTCTACAGAGCCCTGCACTTCCATCATAATACAGATCATCCATGACTGCAGTTGCCTTATATCCTCTGCAGGCTGGGACGTCCTTGAGACCAGAgactgaatacctactatgtgctaagtGCCATAGTAACTGCTTTATAGAATATTTTGATAGCTAGCTTTTTTGGGACAATTTCTCTTTGCTGGCAGTTGGGTCAACATTTCACGTATGTTTTCTCACTACATTCTCAAAAGAGTCTAACCAATCTCTCTTTCACAGTGGAAATAGCTGAGCTAGAGATAGCACTCAAGAATTTTGCTCAAGTCACACAGTGAGTTACAGAAATATATTTCCTTCTCTACCTGGTGAACTCCTACTTATCCTTTAAAACCCCATGCATATGTCCCCTTAtctgagaagccttccctgattcctTCAGAAGGAGTCTTCAGGCCCTCTTGGGAAACCCTGGGCCTTCTTCTGTTACAGCATTGATCATTTTGTGTTATTTGTTAATTTGGCAATGCGTTGAATGCCTTCTGTGTGTCAGGCATCAGACTAGGTGCTTAGAAAACCACAGTGAATAAATCAGAGTCCCTGCCCGAATTGACTGGGTGAGGGGAAGGAGACAGACCATTATGGAGTAAACAGATACTGAGATCATTTTTGCTGTAACAAGtatgcaaaagaaataaacagagcaATGGATTAGTGACCAGTGCGGAGGAGTACAGTGGGGAGAAGCTTTCAGCCAGGGAGATCCTGGAAGGCTTCCTTGAGGAAGTGACTTTGAATAGGGACCTGAATGACAAGAATGTAAGGCTTGCCTGTCTCCTGGACCAGACTAGCAGCTCCTTGAGGGTAGAGCCTAGTCTGATTCATCTCCAGGACCTGGCATGGCACACAGCTCAATAAACACTTATGATGTGACTAAAGGAATGGGTgaattgcctttaaaaatgaatCGAGTTTTTGAGTTCCCACCTACTTCGCTCTGATTCTTGCATAATAAGCTCAGCTGATATGCTTCATTGGCGTTTCCTGGGTGTGCTAATAGGggtgaggaaacagtggaagagaGCTGTGTAGACTCTGCTCAAACGCTGTGCCCCAGTCTTCCATGGGCTCTGTTGGGGGACAGGGACCTTTCGGTCACCACCGTGTTCCCAGCACGCAGTAGTGAGCCTGCCATACAACTGGTGCTCAATAAATCGATgttggaaagagaaaacaaagaaacctgTGCAGGTTAGAAAATTTCTATTGTGCATGTGTTCCACTTGTGTTACCACTCTAAAGTCCAGGCTCAGTGGAGGAGACACCCAGACTTCTGTTAGCTTTGCTTGGATTCCGTGTATAACAGCCTCTgttctgtgtgctcagttatgtccgactctctgtggccccatggactgtagtgcaccaggctcctctgtctgtgggatttcccaggcaaaaatattggagagggttgccatcttctcctccaggggatcttcctgctttggcaggttgatcctttaccactagcgccacctgggaagtcccatttaGCCCCTAGCATGGGAATATTTACACCAGAACAGTTTCAGGGAGAGGACAAGAACCCCTTCGTCCCAAATTTTCAGGGCAAAAGGCTCAAAGCCAATTTAGGTGAGGGGAGAGGATGGAGTTGGAGTGTCTGGTTGTCAGATCGGCCAATGAGAATGGAGATGTGGTAGAGATGGAATTGGATGGGGATGGATCTAACCAAGAAACTGAAACATTTCCCTTAAATTTCAGAGAGTTTCTTGGCGTAAACTTAGCAACTGAGGTAGGGAGAGGTCCTCTCGTCTTAGAGGCTAAGATGCCTGTAAGGTGAGGTCCCTTGAGTTTCGGTGGCCCTAGCAAGGTATGGAAGGTACCAGATGACTCAGAGACAGCCCAGTTCCTGGGACAGGAGGAACAGGTGTTGGGTGGACCCCAACATGGGAAACagtgggagggaagaaggaagtggTTAAGAGGTGCTCTACAGAACttgacaggaagaaagaaatgcgATTCTCCCGTCAGTCCTGATGGATGGGGCTGGGAATGCAAAGGGTGGTTAGGATTAGAGGCTTCCCCTGCGCTTTTCTCCCCAGGTCACAAAAATCACACACATGCCCACTAGGACCTGGTGCCATTTAGTCAGAGTTCACCACCCATCATGTTAATACTTGACGTAGCAATTTCCATGACAATCTACATGCACATGTTATAGTCTCCTCATGACATGCTTTATGAGGTAAGCACTTCATTGTTCCGGCTTTCCAAGTCAGgctaaactgaggctcagaaaaggtacttggcttgtccaaggtcacacagcaggcagTGGTGAAGAAGGCCAGGTCGAGTGATGTATAACTTCTCTCAGAGACTAGTGACTACCAGCTTCATTTCTCATGAACAAAACTTGGCCACCGCTTtctgcatttcagcttcagcatgggcAAAGAGCAGCAGTGGGCAAGGGGtgtgaggaaagaggagagatgTTAGCAGGTGTGCATGGGCGGCAGAAATTTgagtggggcagggggagagcccagcccagctggaggaaggaggggaagtcGGAGgaagagggcaggtggagaaggagtCACAGGGCATCTCCTGCGTCAGTTGGAGCGGATGGTCTTCTCTATCCAAGAGCGGTACTTGCAGATCTGAGTGTAGACGGCTGGATGCTGGGCGGAGCCGCAGGGGTAAACGCCCCACGAAAGGATGCCCTGCAGGGTCTCATCACAGACCAGAGGGCCACCAGAGTCACTCTgggagtgggaggaaggagagatcaAATAAATACACCAACGGAAAGGCTGCCACTTGGGGGTTTCGGGTACTAATGAGGAAGGGGGGGGTCGGGTAGGCCTGGAGCTGGATTGGGATAAAGCTGAGGTTGGGGTTGGGttgaggtgggatggggtggggatgaaGTTGGAGATAGGATGGCGCTGAGACTGTCATTCACGGTAGGTGAGGGATGGAGCAGGCTCTAAAGATAAGGATGCGGTCGGGCtttaggagggcttcccaggtggcactagtggtaaagaacccccctgccaatgcaggagatgtaagagatgtgggttcgatccttgggttgggaagatcccctggaggagggcatggcaacccactctggtatgagaatcccatggacagaggagccaggcgagctacagtccatagggttgcaaagagacggacatgactgaagcaacttggcacgcgGGCATTTAGGAATGGCTTGAGGATGGGGATGTGGTTTAGGATGGGGTAGGAAGGGgttgggagaagaaaatggcaactggctccaatattcttgcctgggaaattgcatggacagaggagcctggagggctacagcccatggggtcgcagagtcagacacgactgagcaacacatACAGGATGGGGAGACGGGCTTGGGAGTGGAGGTGGAGACAGGGTTGGGCGTGAGAAGGTGGACACAAGGAAGTAGAGTTGAACATGGAGTTGATGTTGGGGGTAGTGCTGGGATAGCAGTGCTGGGGATAGTGCTGGACGTGGGGAGGAAATTGGGCTGGGAGTAGGGGGTGTCTGTTTTCCCATAGCCTCCCTGTCCTGCTCTCACCAGTCAGAGACCCTCCCTGGCCAGTCTGTACCTGGCAGGGGTCCTGGCCCTGATCCAGTCCTGCACACATCATGTTGCTGGTGATCACGCCGGGATAGAAGACTTCACACTCCTTAGGGCTCAGGATAGTGACCCTGGAGCAACTCAGGCCTTTGTTGTACTTCACTGGTAGGAGAAAGCATCGGGTAACCCTGGGCCCCGGCCCCTCAACCCCCCAGGCCCCAGGAGTCCCGATACCCAGACCGTGCCCCTCCCAGGCCCCAGGCTCCCAACCTCTCCTCCGTCCAGGAGTCCCAGCCCCTCATACTCCTTCCCCGAGATCCAGGCCCCACCCTGGGACCCCAGGCTCTTGCCTCTCCGGGAGGATGTGGTGGCCCAGCCGGCGATCTGGCACTGGTCTCCGGGCTGCGTGCAGCGGAAGGGCAGGCGCAGGGGCCGCACTCGAGGTCCCGGCACCACGGGCCTGCCGAGCTTCAGCAGCATGAGGTCATGCTCGTCCGTGCGCCTCGGCAGGATGGGGCCCGAGCCCTGCTGGTACTGGGGGTGGACGATAGGACGAGACGTCCGGCGCAGCTGTTCgccctgcagcagcagcaggtggtcaTCCCCGACTCGAGCCCACAggggcctggggagggaagagCCATAGAGGAGGCAAAACCTTCATCGGGACTGGGACTGAACCCTGAGTCCCTGGGAAGGAGGGTACAGGCGCTGGGGTCGGGGTGGACTCGGGtcctggcaggggagggggctggcagaCTCCAAGGTCTGAGGGAGAAGGGGCTTGGAGGCCTAGATTCTTGGGTCTGATGGTGGAGGGGGCTAGGACTCCTAGGTCTGAGGAAGCAGTGTGTAGGGGAGAAGGGAGCTGGAGACCTGAGGTGGCGGGGGATGGGGAGGTATGAGCACAGGTTTGGGTCCCTAAGTTCTGCAGGATTTGAGCACAGAGGGCCTCCAGGGGTAAACctactcttttcttcctccttcagtGAGGACTCACAAGGTGAATAACTTCTTTTAGTTTTAAAGTCCTAATCACACTAGACCCCAACTTCTGCCTGCTGCACACAACAGTCTACACCTAAATggaaaaccctgatgttgggaaagatggaggacaggaggagaaagggacaacagaggatgagatggttggatggcaccatcaactcaatggacatgagtttgagcaaactccaggagatagtgaagaacagggaagcctggtgtgctgcagtccatggggtcacaaagagtctgacatgacttagcgaatgaacaacaaaaacaagacaaatggAACCCTAAGAGATTTGGCTAGGCAGTGACTGGATGGGCCTAGAAACGCTGAGAAAGACCACACTGCCCCCTCGTGGCCACAGCACAACCCCACCTCTCCTCGTACAGGAAGCCCTCGAGGACTGCCCCCAGGCGGAGCTGGCAGGTCCATACCCTCACGTGCTCCCGTCCTCCTGCCCGGTCCCCGAGGCCCGTCTCCCCAGGCCCCCCGTAGCGCCCCAGAGGAGCTCCCCCTACTTATTGTTCCCGCAGTGTGCAGCGGTGAGCACCCAACTCCTGTCCACCAGGACGCCGGCGCAGTGGAACGAAAGGCCATTGAAGAGGGACACCTGCCAGGGCTGCGAGCCGTGAGCACACGGGGCGCCGGAGGCCACGAAGTTGGAGCTTGTGTCGTTTGCGGGGAGCAGCAGAGCCTCCGAGACTGGAGAAAGAAAGCAGGTGGGGGTCAGAGCAGGCAGGACAGTATGGCAAGCACTGGGTTTGGGATCCGAGTGAGGCCATAGGACGGGGCTTTTTGGTGGGTGGTGGGCACAGCCTGAACCCGACGGTGTAAGTGGGAATTGGGGGTCCCGAAGCAACCGAATGGAAGTGGGCGGAGAACGGCTTGAGAGGGGAAAGGAGACCTAAGGggtttcccctggtggctcagacagaaaagaatctgcctgcaaggcaggagactcgcgttcgatctctgggtcgggaaaataccctggaggaagcaatggcaacccagtccaggattcatgcctgagaaatcccgtggacagaggagcctggccggttatagtgcatgactgagcgactgacactttcactttcacttgcaagGAGACCTGAGGCTGATCCTGGAGGAGTGAGGACTGAACCGAGTACTGGAAGGTCAGGAATACGGGGGAGGAGGCGGGGGTGTGGGGGCGTGGCTAATAGAGGCGTGGCAAGGGGCGGGGATAGAACGCTGCGCAGGGTGGGTGAAAGTTAGGGTTGGGAGTAACGCTACCCGCTAGCAGAAGGGGTGAGGGCAAAATACTTCAAGGCAAGACCTGGGATAGGGACCGCCCCCTGTTGGTctggtggctgagactccacactcccaatgcagagggcgtaggagttcagtctctggagggaactagattccacaggcTTCAACTAAGAGTTCGCCGGCAGCGACTAAAGATCCCGCACGTCGAAACTAAAAAGATACCCCAACTGAAAGTTGCagctgtgtgctgcaactaagacccggcgcagccaaataaataaatacatatttaaaacaaagaaaagacttGGGATTAAAATAGGGCGGAGTAAGAAGGGGCGGGGAAGGGAAAGGCGAGGACTAAGAGCgtgtgtggcggggggtggggtgggagtggggtggggtgggggtggggggtggtactGATCCTAGCGGAGTGAAGAGGGTTGGGATAGCTAGGGCGGAGTTAGAAGAGAGGCGGGCCTGACTTGGGGCCGGGCCTTTCCGAACCGGTGGGTGAGTGCTAGGGGTCCCAAGGGGAGGAGAAGTGCGCGGCAGGCTTGGTGGTAACAGCCCACTCTCCCATCGCCTCCCCTtcccccgcccgccgcccgccccaTTCCCCGGCGGCCCCCTCCAAGCCCCGTTCCCCGCCTCACCCCAGAATTGCGCCACTAGtaacggcagcagcagcagcttccccaGGCCGCCCTGAGCGCCGGAGGCGGCGGAGAGGTGGAGATGTCGGGGTGTCATGGCAAGGACCTATGCTGGGGAGAAGCAGCGACGGGGGCAGTTCAAAACACTTGCCGGGTCCGAGACCCCCACCTTGCCTGCCCGTCCGCGCATCCTGGGCCA from Bos javanicus breed banteng chromosome 18, ARS-OSU_banteng_1.0, whole genome shotgun sequence harbors:
- the KLK10 gene encoding kallikrein-10 isoform X1 produces the protein MTPRHLHLSAASGAQGGLGKLLLLPLLVAQFWVSEALLLPANDTSSNFVASGAPCAHGSQPWQVSLFNGLSFHCAGVLVDRSWVLTAAHCGNNKPLWARVGDDHLLLLQGEQLRRTSRPIVHPQYQQGSGPILPRRTDEHDLMLLKLGRPVVPGPRVRPLRLPFRCTQPGDQCQIAGWATTSSRRVKYNKGLSCSRVTILSPKECEVFYPGVITSNMMCAGLDQGQDPCQSDSGGPLVCDETLQGILSWGVYPCGSAQHPAVYTQICKYRSWIEKTIRSN
- the KLK10 gene encoding kallikrein-10 isoform X2, producing MTPRHLHLSAASGAQGGLGKLLLLPLLVAQFWVSEALLLPANDTSSNFVASGAPCAHGSQPWQVSLFNGLSFHCAGVLVDRSWVLTAAHCGNNKPLWARVGDDHLLLLQGEQLRRTSRPIVHPQYQQGSGPILPRRTDEHDLMLLKLGRPVVPGPRVRPLRLPFRCTQPGDQCQIAGWATTSSRRGKSNKGLSCSRVTILSPKECEVFYPGVITSNMMCAGLDQGQDPCQSDSGGPLVCDETLQGILSWGVYPCGSAQHPAVYTQICKYRSWIEKTIRSN